One region of Triticum aestivum cultivar Chinese Spring chromosome 6B, IWGSC CS RefSeq v2.1, whole genome shotgun sequence genomic DNA includes:
- the LOC123134750 gene encoding putative ETHYLENE INSENSITIVE 3-like 4 protein, which yields MIDRSPPSSETKQTCYLCSPFPMEHVGVHGGGDAAFLRGLEALEVDVEQQEEIIDFEAEPPGSSESVEISDLRKRMWKDQMRLMKLEGRAGARSGAPAGRQEDREEDGPEARCRRKAMLRAQDGVLRYMMKMMQACNARGFVYGVIDEAGEPTSGSSDSLRGWWKDKVVFDRTGPKALITGSSAADGSSSPLGLASYLHRLQGIQDNTLGSVLSALLQHCEPPQRNFPLERGLAPPWWPTGKEPWWGTQGETQAHQGAPPYRKPHDLKKAWKVSLLSAVIKHMSPRFDQMRRLVWQSKRLQHRMSAKESDTWSKVLRQEEALSDRLKSSLRITPLDDDYDGEGLEDGPEDVARGPHDKRKCEDALSGSSGGKWPRPRGGSRDLAAMVPGLVEESQSPINELMELYYSCLQGRDGEEKHDVAVVPPGVPGGANDVAQQFLLDVIGSCPEVDHVLRLMEE from the coding sequence ATGATAGACCGCTCGCCGCCGAGCTCGGAAACAAAACAGACTTGTTACCTGTGCAGTCCGTTTCCCATGGAGCACGTGGGCGTGCATGGCGGTGGCGACGCCGCGTTCCTTCGCGGCCTCGAGGCGCTGGAGGTGGACGTGGAGCAGCAAGAGGAGATAATCGACTTCGAGGCAGAGCCGCCGGGCTCTTCTGAATCGGTCGAGATCTCCGACCTCAGGAAGCGCATGTGGAAGGACCAGATGCGCCTCATGAAGCTCGAGGGCCGCGCCGGGGCCAGGAGCGGTGCGCCGGCCGGGCGGCAGGAGGACCGGGAGGAGGACGGTCCCGAGGCGCGGTGCCGGCGGAAGGCGATGCTCCGCGCGCAGGACGGCGTGCTCCGGTAcatgatgaagatgatgcaggCCTGCAACGCGCGCGGGTTCGTGTACGGCGTGATCGACGAGGCCGGCGAACCCACGTCCGGCTCCTCCGACAGCCTCCGCGGCTGGTGGAAGGACAAGGTCGTCTTCGACCGCACGGGCCCGAAGGCGCTGATCACCGGCAGCTCCGCCGCCGACGGTAGCAGCAGCCCGCTAGGCCTGGCCTCCTACCTCCACCGCCTCCAGGGCATCCAGGACAACACGCTGGGCTCCGTGCTCTCGGCGCTCCTCCAGCACTGCGAGCCGCCGCAGCGCAACTTCCCCCTTGAGCGCGGCCTGGCGCCGCCGTGGTGGCCGACGGGGAAGGAGCCGTGGTGGGGCACGCAGGGCGAGACGCaggcccaccagggcgcgccgccGTACCGGAAGCCGCACGACCTGAAGAAGGCGTGGAAGGTGTCCCTGCTGAGCGCGGTGATCAAGCACATGAGCCCGCGCTTCGACCAGATGCGCAGGCTCGTGTGGCAGTCCAAGCGGCTGCAGCACAGGATGAGCGCCAAGGAGTCCGACACCTGGTCCAAGGTGCTCCGGCAGGAGGAGGcgctcagcgaccggctcaagagCTCGCTTCGGATCACGCCCCTCGACGACGACTACGACGGCGAGGGACTGGAGGACGGTCCGGAAGATGTGGCGCGTGGCCCGCATGACAAGCGCAAGTGCGAGGACGCCCTGAGCGGCAGCTCAGGTGGGAAGTGGCCCAGACCACGAGGCGGGAGCCGGGACCTGGCGGCGATGGTACCCGGGCTCGTCGAGGAGAGCCAGAGCCCGATCAATGAGCTCATGGAGCTGTACTACAGCTGCCTGCAGGGACGCGACGGGGAGGAGAAACACGATGTGGCGGTGGTACCTCCAGGAGTGCCGGGAGGAGCCAATGATGTTGCACAGCAATTCCTGCTCGATGTCATCGGGAGCTGCCCGGAAGTAGATCATGTGTTGCGTTTGATGGAGGAGTGA
- the LOC123138733 gene encoding 26S proteasome regulatory subunit 7A, which produces MAPEPEDDIMAEKNPRPLDEDDIALLKTYGLGPYSTSIKTAEKEIKELAKRINDLCGIKESDTGLAPPSQWDLVSDKQMMQEEQPLQVARCTKIINPNTDDAKYMINVKQIAKFVVGLGDKVSPTDIEEGMRVGVDRNKYQIQIPLPPKIDPSVTMMTVEEKPDVTYNDVGGCKEQIEKMREVVELPMLHPEKFVKLGIDPPKGVLCYGPPGTGKTLLARAVANRTDACFIRVIGSELVQKYVGEGARMVRELFQMARSKKACIIFFDEVDAIGGARFDDGAGGDNEVQRTMLEIVNQLDGFDARGNIKVLMATNRPDTLDPALLRPGRLDRKVEFGLPDLEGRTQIFKIHTRTMNCERDIRFELLARLCPNATGADIRSVCTEAGMYAIRARRKTVTEKDFLDSVNKVIKGYQKFSATPKYMVYN; this is translated from the exons ATGGCGCCGGAGCCGGAGGACGACATCATGGCGGAGAAGAACCCGCGCCCCCTCGACGAGGACGACATCGCCCTCCTTAAGACCTAC GGGCTTGGGCCATACTCCACGAGCAtcaagacggccgagaaggagatCAAGGAGTTGGCCAAGAGGATCAATGACCTATGTG GGATAAAGGAGTCTGATACTGGGCTGGCTCCACCTAGCCAGTGGGATCTGGTGTCAGACAAACAGATGATGCAGGAAGAGCAGCCTTTACAA GTAGCAAGGTGCACCAAGATTATAAACCCTAATACCGACGATGCCAAGTACATGATTAATGTAAAACAAATTGCAAAG TTTGTGGTTGGATTGGGGGATAAAGTTTCGCCAACTGATATCGAGGAAGGGATGAGAGTCGG TGTCGATCGGAACAAGTATCAGATACAGATTCCATTGCCACCAAAGATTGATCCCAGCGTCACCATGATGACTGTTGAGGAAAAACCAGATGTCACGTATAATGATGTTGGCGGGTGCAAGGAGCAGATTGAAAAAATGCGTGAG GTAGTCGAGCTCCCCATGCTTCACCCGGAAAAGTTTGTGAAGCTTGGTATCGATCCTCCTAAAGGTGTTCTTTGCTACGGCCCTCCTGGCACTGGCAAGACTCTTCTTGCTAGAGCTGTTGCCAATCGCACGGATGCTTGTTTTATCCGTGTGATTGGAAGTGAATTGGTCCAAAAGTATGTTGGTGAGGGTGCTAGGATGGTTAGGGAGTTATTTCAG ATGGCCCGCTCGAAAAAAGCATGCATCATATTTTTTGATGAAGTTGACGCCATTGGTGGCGCTCGCTTTGATGATGGAGCTGGGGGTGATAATGAGGTACAGCGTACTATGCTTGAAATCGTCAATCAGCTTGACGGTTTTGATGCTAGGGGCAATATCAAGGTTCTCATGGCCACCAACAG GCCTGATACACTTGATCCTGCACTTCTGCGTCCTGGTCGTTTGGACAGAAAGGTGGAATTTGGGCTACCTGACTTGGAAGGCCGTACCCAGATATTCAAAATACATACGCGCACCATGAACTGTGAGCGTGATATACGCTTCGAGCTACTGGCGCGACTCTGCCCCAACGCCACTG GCGCCGACATCAGGAGTGTCTGCACAGAAGCTGGCATGTACGCCATCCGCGCCCGCAGGAAGACTGTGACTGAGAAGGATTTCCTCGACTCGGTCAACAAGGTCATCAAGGGGTACCAGAAATTCAGCGCAACCCCGAAATACATGGTGTACAATTGA
- the LOC123138734 gene encoding uncharacterized protein, translating into MPAPSNFLKSMAAAAAKHGGGGGGGEQHQATTAARKQQQQRVGFPRLSTSSKALVLLPILLLAFIYLFVYPKEFELQSLMSSCVPPPGTYTAANGSTTLSSTSAVAYARKKPDFRLLIGILTRADVYERRHLLRMVYGLQLAADPALAAQVDVRFVFCRLYKDDQRVLVPLEILAHGDVIVLDGCEENLNGGKTHTFFTAVAELYADAPYDYVMKADDDILIRVAALVASLGAMPREDMYYGATIPCNSMDPGRGYMSGMGYALSWDLVQWVAGAGEVTRGRTVGPEDRMTGEWLRVGGKGRNRFNAKPAMYDYPLPVRVDECSHEFVPDTIAVHRLKDNPRWAHALKYFNFTAGLKPSKFYKFDP; encoded by the coding sequence ATGCCGGCGCCGAGCAACTTCCTAAAGTCCATGGCCGCCGCGGCCGCGAAgcacggaggaggaggtggaggaggagagcAACACCAGGCCACAACGGCGGcgaggaagcagcagcagcagcgcgtcgGCTTCCCGAGGCTGTCGACCTCCAGCAAGGCGCTCGTCCTGCTGCCCATCCTGCTcctcgccttcatctacctcttcGTGTACCCCAAGGAGTTCGAGCTGCAGTCGCTCATGAGCTCCTGCGTCCCGCCGCCGGGCACCTACACCGCCGCCAACGGCTCCACCACCCTGTCGTCCACGTCGGCCGTCGCATACGCCCGGAAGAAGCCGGACTTCCGTCTCCTCATCGGCATCCTGACGAGGGCCGACGTGTACGAGCGGCGCCACCTGCTGCGCATGGTGTACGGGCTGCAGCTGGCCGCCGACCCGGCGCTGGCGGCGCAGGTGGACGTGCGGTTCGTCTTCTGCCGGCTCTACAAGGACGACCAGCGGGTGCTGGTGCCGCTGGAGATCCTGGCGCACGGGGACGTGATCGTGCTGGATGGGTGCGAGGAGAACCTCAACGGCGGGAAGACGCACACCTTCTTCACCGCGGTGGCGGAGCTGTACGCGGACGCGCCCTACGACTACGTGATGAAGGCGGACGACGACATCCTGATCCGGGTGGCGGCGCTGGTGGCGTCGCTGGGGGCGATGCCGCGGGAGGACATGTACTACGGGGCCACCATCCCGTGCAACAGCATGGACCCCGGGAGGGGGTACATGTCGGGGATGGGGTACGCGCTGTCGTGGGACCTGGTGCAGTGGGTGGCCGGCGCCGGGGAGGTGACCCGGGGGCGCACCGTGGGGCCGGAGGACAGGATGACCGGGGAGTGGCTGAGGGTGGGAGGGAAGGGGAGGAACAGGTTCAACGCCAAGCCGGCCATGTACGACTACCCGCTGCCGGTGCGGGTGGACGAGTGCTCCCACGAGTTCGTGCCGGACACCATCGCCGTGCACCGCCTCAAGGACAACCCGCGCTGGGCGCACGCGCTCAAATACTTCAACTTCACCGCTGGGCTCAAGCCGTCCAAGTTCTACAAGTTCGACCCCTAG